CTTGTTCTTAAAAACGTATTATCCACAGGAATTTATGGTTGCTGTATTGAATAATTATGGTGGTTTTTATACCCGTTGGCTATATGTACATGAGTTGCAAAAAGCAGGAGCAAAGGTTCATTTACCTTGTGTAAATGTGAGTGTCGCTGTGGTATCTATTAAAGGTAGTAATGCATATTTGGGCTTCATAGGGATACAGGGACTGGAAAGTAAATTCATTGAGCTGATTCCAGAAGAACGTAAGTTGAATGGCGACTTTATTGACCTGGAAGATTTTGTGAAACGTACAGGTATGGGCTTAGAGCAGGTGGTGATATTAATAAGGGTAGGGGCCTTGAGGTTTACAGGTAAGAGTAAGAAAGCACTGCTTTGGGAGGTACATTTATTGCTTGGGGCTAAGGCTAAGCCTGTTAATGGTGCCGAGCTTTTTCATATAGAAAGTAAACGTTATATTTTACCTGAACTGGTGAATACCAAACTGGAAGATGCTTATCATGAATTGGAGTTGTTGGGGTTCCCACTTAGTATTTCTATGTTTGACCTTTTAAAAACTGATTACAGAGGAGATGTATGCACAGATAACCTGATCAGTTTTGTAGGTCAGATGGTTAAAATGGTAGGACTCTATGTGTGCGAAAAAACGGTACATGCTAAAAACAATAAGAAAATGTGGTTTGGAACGTTTTTAGATGCCAATGGAAATTTCTTTGATACCACACATTTTCCAAATCATACGCCTGTATATCCTTTTAGAGGTAAAGGTTGTTATCTGATACTTGGTCGGGTAGTAGAAGATTTTGGTTTTCCAAGTGTGGAAGTGATGAAGTTTGCCAAGTTGCCAATCAAGGATAATCCGGTGCTTGTAAGTAATTAAAGAGGGTATGCTGTTTCTGTTTTAATTTCAGACATCACAAAAAAGCTCTGAACAGTACCAATGTTACTCAGTTGTGCCAGCTTGCTTCTTAAAAAATTATGATAGGCATCCATATCAGAGATCACAATTCTGAGGATGAAATCAAAAGCGCCTGTCATGTGATAACATTCCATTACCTCAGGGAACTTTACGACTTCCTTTTCAAAGCTGCTTAGTGCACTGTCAGTATGCTCCTTAAGTTGTACCTGTGAGTAAGCAATCAAGCTTTTGCCAATTTTTTTCCCATCTACGATAGCGACTGAGCGTTTAATGTACCCTTCGGATTTTAGCCTTCTTACCCGCTCGTGAATAGTAGCAGTGGATTTGTTCAATTCCAATGCCAATTGCTTGTTACTTAACAGGGCATCCTGCTGTAAAAGCCTTAAAATTCCGATGTCTGTTTTGTCCAGGTTTGCGGTATTCATTACCAGTTGATTAGATGAAAGTGTGTATCGTACACTGAGATTTCGAAACTAATAAAAAAAAGGCTATTTAAAATGATATTTCCGTAAAAAGTTTAATTTTTTATAAACATTTCCGTAAAATAATCGGAAATATGATATATCCATTGATCTAAAAGTCATTTCTTCAGACCTTGCCTACAATGAGACAATTAAAGATAGAGCAGTCCATTACCAACCGGGATTCGGACTCGATAGAAAAATACTTGTACGATATTGCAAGAATTGACCTGCTGAGCGTTGAAGAAGAGATCGTGCTAGCTCAGAAGATCAGAAATGGAGATCAACTGGCATTAGACCGGCTGGTAAAGGCTAATCTTCGTTTTGTAGTCTCGGTGGCAAAAAAATACCAGAACCAGGGCATCCGCCTGTCAGACCTAATTGCAGAAGGAAATTTAGGACTGATTAAAGCAGCTCAACGTTTTGATGAAACCAAAGGTTTTAAATTCATTTCTTTTGCAGTATGGTGGATCCGTCAGAGTA
This is a stretch of genomic DNA from Candidatus Pedobacter colombiensis. It encodes these proteins:
- a CDS encoding Lrp/AsnC family transcriptional regulator; amino-acid sequence: MNTANLDKTDIGILRLLQQDALLSNKQLALELNKSTATIHERVRRLKSEGYIKRSVAIVDGKKIGKSLIAYSQVQLKEHTDSALSSFEKEVVKFPEVMECYHMTGAFDFILRIVISDMDAYHNFLRSKLAQLSNIGTVQSFFVMSEIKTETAYPL